The Rhodanobacteraceae bacterium genomic sequence CCCATGCGCCGATCTGGCTCAAGCGTTCGCGCGTCGCGAAGTAGGCATCGGACTCCGCTGCCGGCAACGTTTCCGCGCGGCCTTCGATCCGGACCTGGGCCGCCGGGTCCAGCCGCTTCCAGTGCAGGCACAATGCGACGCGCGGATTGGCGGCAAGCTGCGTGCCCTTGTCGCTGTCGTAACGGGTGAAGAAGGTGAGCCCGCGTTCGTCGATGGTCTTCAGCAACACCATGCGCGCGTGCACGCGGCCATCGTGATCGGCGGTAGCGACGGTCATCGCGTCGGGCTCGGGATCGCCGCTGGCGCACGCTGCGGCGTGCAGGCGCCGCAACGTTTCAAGAATCGTCGGGTTCAACATCCGGCGATTTTAACCCTGTTCGATGCGATACCCGTGCTGATACACCGCCGTCAGGCGCCAGCCGTTCTCGCCGGACAAGCCGAGTTTCTTGCGCAGGCGGCTGATGTGGGTATCGACCGTGCGGGTGGTGACGTCGCCGGCGAGGTTCCAGACGTTTTCCAGCAGGGCATCGCGGCTGACGATGCGGCCCTGGCGCCGGAACAGGTAGCACGCCAGTTCGTACTCGCGCTGGGTCAATTCCACCGGATTGCCGTTGACGCTGATCTGGCGACGCTGCTGGTCGATGCGGTAGGGCGGAAGCTCCAGCGTCTCGGTGCCGTCGCTGTCTGCGCCGCCGCGGCGGCGCAGCACCGCCGCGACCCGCGCCAGCAGTTCGCCCTGCTTGGGCGGCTTGACCACGTAGTCGTCGGCACCGGCGGCCAGCCCCTCGATGATGTCGGACTCCTCGCCGCTCGCGGTCAGGAAAATCACCGGCAGGCTGGCATTGGGCGAGTGGCGAATCCAGGTCAGCACCTCCAGCCCGGTGGCATCGGGCAGGCTGCGATCGAGCAGCACCAAGTCCACCGCCTCGTTGCCGAGCCGCCGTCGGAAATCATTCGCGGTGCGGAACACCGCGCAGCCGTAGCCCGCGTGCTCAAGCCACAGACGCAACAGTTCAACCTGGTTCGGGTCATCCTCGACGCAACCTACGGTCCACGTCACTGCACTCATGCTCGTCCTCGTTTCGCTGCCAACCGCATGACCCCCTCACGCTCATTGCCGTCTGCGCGAATCCCTGATCGGCCGTGCAGGCGTCGCTTCCGGCTTGCGCGTCAATCGACCTCGAAATTGATGCGCATGTTGACGCGCCATTCGCGGATCGCGCCGCTGCCGTCGGTAGCAACCTTGATGTCGTTGATCCACGCGCCCCTGATGTTCTTGACGGTCTTGCCTGCCTTTTCCAGACCGTGGCGCACGGCATCCTCGATGCCCTTGCTGGAGGATGCGCTCAACTCGATGACCTTGGTGACGGACATGCCGGCTCTCCTTCTTCTTCTGACACGTACACCAGACAATCAGGACGGATACGCGTTGTCAACCGTGACACAGTTCACGTTTTTGTCAAGACCCATTGCGGCCCGCGGGGCGCCGAGCCAGCCCGGTCCCGTTTGGAACCGATCCGTTCAGAATCGTCGGCGCAGCTCCGCATGCAGGGCCGGTGTCGCGGCCAGTACGCTGGTGGTGGCAAGCGTCAATGCCCCGCCTTCCAGGTTGGTGAAGATCCCGCCCGCCTCGCGCACGATCACCGCCAGCGCGGCGATGTCGAGGATATTCACGTCGGACTCGATCACCGCATCCAGCGAGCCACGCGCCAGAAGATGGTAGTGGCAGAAGTCCCCGTAACCGCGCACGCGGTTGACCTCGCCGGTCAGCTTGCCGAGCGCGGCCCAGCGTTGCGCATCCTTCGCCAGCGTCTTGATGTTGCCGAGCGACACCGCGGCGTCGCCCAGGGTTTGCGTGGTGGCCACCCGCACGCGTTGGCCGTCCAAGAACGCGCCGCCGCCACGCCGCGCCCACATGGTTTCGCCATAGACGGACGCGTGCGACACGCCCAGCACCAGTTCGCCTGCGTGCATCAACGCGATCTGCGTAGAAAAGAACGGCGTCCCGCGCACGAAACTCTTGGTACCGTCCAGCGGGTCGACCAGCCACAGGAACTCGCCCGCGCCCGTGCGGCCCCGCTCCTCGCCGTAAATCGCGTGCCCGGGGAAGGCCTGCAGCAATGTCTCCCGGATGATGTCCTCGGCTTCGCGGTCGGCAATCGTGACTGGTGTCGCATCGGGTTTCACCTCGACTGCCACGCCTCGCCGGAAGTGCTGGTCGATGCGCTCACCGGCCGCGCGCGCGGCTTGCAGCGCCACGTCAAGGGCGTGATCGAGGAAGGCCTCGTCAATCGCTGGACTCATCATCTCTTCCGCCGCCACGCAACCTGCTTGAGCACGCCTGGTGCCGCGGCGATCATAGCAAGATGAACGATCGTCCTTCGCTCAATGCCGTGCTGGCGGCGCGCGACCTCGCGCACGTCTGGCACCCCTGCACCCAGATGCGCGAACACGACGGCGCGTTGCCGCTGATCCCGATCGTGCGTGGCGAGGGCGCCTTCCTGGTCGATGCCGACGGCAGGCGCTACCTCGACGGCATCAGTTCGTGGTGGAGCAACCTGTTCGGCCACGCCAACCCGCGCATCGCCGCCGCGATCGCCGAACAGGCCGCGAAGCTCAATCACGTGATGCTGGCCGGTTTCACCCACGAGCCGGCGCTGCAACTGGCCGAGGAATTGGTACGCATCGCACCGCCCGGCCTTGCGCGCGTGGCGTACGCGAGCGATGGCGCCAGCGCAGTCGAGATCGCGTTGAAGATGAGTTTCCACTACTGGCGCAACGCCGGCCATCCGGAACGCACGCGTTTCATCGCGTTGGCGAACGCGTATCACGGCGAAACCCTGGGCGCGCTCAGCGTCAGCGACCTGCCGCTGTACCGCGCGGTCTATGGACCGCTGCTGTTCGATCCCATCGTCGCGCCGTCGCCGGACTGGCTGGATGCCGAACCCGGGGAATCGGCCGACGACGTCGCGCTGCGGCGCCTCGCCGACCTGCGCGCGCTGCTGGAACGCCATGCGCAAGAAACCTGCGCGGTGATCATCGAGCCGCTGGTGCAGTGCTCGGGCGGGATGCGCATGCACTCACCCGTCTACCTCGCCGGGCTGCGCAAGCTCTGCGATGAATTCGAGGTACACCTGATCGCCGACGAGATCGCGGTGGGATTCGGCCGCACCGGCACGCTGTTCGCCTGTGAGCAGGCGTCGATCACACCCGATTTCCTGTGCCTGTCCAAGGGCCTGACCGGCGGCGCGCTGCCGCTCTCGGCCGTGCTGACCACCGACAACGTGTACCAGGCGTTCCTCGGCGACTACGCCACCAACAACGCCTTCCTGCACTCGCATACGTTCAGCGGCAATCCCATCGCCTGCGCGGCGGCGCTGGCATCGCTGGCGATCTTGCGCGACGAGCCGGTGCTGGAACGCATCGGCAAACTGTCGGCACACCTCACCGAACGCATCGCACCGTTGCGCGATCATCCGCACGTGTCTGGCATCCGCCAGACCGGCTTGATCGCCGCATTCGACCTCGTCGCCGACAAGCCGTCGCGCACCCCGTACCCGGGCGCCGAACGGCGCGGACGCCGCTTCTACCGGCACGCGCTGGAGCATGGTGTGTTGCTGCGGCCCCTCGGCGACACGGTGTACTTCCTGCCGCCGTACTGCATCGACGACATCGACATCGACCGGATGGTCGATGTCGCGATTGACAGCGTTGCCGCCGCGATGACCTGACGCCTCACACGAAGCGGCTGTTGTGACAAGTCAGGTCACGGAGCTCTTCGCCAAGGATGGCAGCTTTTCGGCCGTTCTGGTGTCACCAGACACGAATCCGCCCCCCTAACGACGGCCTTGAACGAGGCCGCGATCAGGGACGACCGCAATACTAATGTCCGCCGCTCACGCGTACCGAGGGATCGAGCATCTGCAGCGCGCGACCCACGTCGGTCGCGCCGGTGCGCTGGAGATCCTGCTGGCTGTAGCTGTTGCCGGCCACCGGCAGGCATTGGCCCTTGGGCGGCGGGATGTGGCTGCCGGTGTCGCGGATGCACATGCGCGAGTTCACCGGCGGGACGGCGCGCTGTTTGGCCGTTTGCGCCTGCGCGGCAGGTTGCGCCTGCGGAGTGGCGGCTTGATTGGCAGCCTGGGTGCCCGTGTCCTGTTGCGCGAAGGCGGCCGCCGAGATCGCGCACGCTCCAAGAAGGGTTGCCAGCGCTGAAACGAGGATTCGCTTGTTCATGGACTTGCCTCCGGATCGGATGCCGACATTGTCCGCCTCGGGACGGCCGTCGGCAGCATACGCCGTCTCGGGCAACAGGTTTCGTTCATACTTTGGACTCCGCCCCGGCGCCGATGGTTCCGCGATCGCATGCGCATTCCCCGCCTCCACGTCGATGCTCCGCTTGGTCCGGATGCATGCATCGGTCTGCCCGCCCACACCGCGGCGCATGCCGTGCGCGTCCTGCGCCTGCGGCCGGGCGACGCCGTGGTTCTTTTCAACGGCGACGGCAATGAATATCCCGCGCGGCTGATCGCGGCGAGCGCGCGCGAAGCCACGGCACACATCGAGACCCGCGTGGCCGCGGCCACGGAGTCGCCCCTGCGCATCACGCTGGCGCAGGCGCTCGCGCGCGGCGAAAAGATGGACTGGATCGTGCAGAAGGCGGTCGAGCTTGGCATCGCCGCGGTCGTCCCGCTCGTGACCGAACGCAGCGAGGTGAAGCTGGACGGCCAGCGCACCGCGAAACGTATCGAGCACTGGCGCGCGGTCGCGATCGCCGCGTGCGAACAATCCGGGCGCGCCGTCGTCCCCGTAATCGAGGCGCCGCGGGCGCTGGATCGCTGGCTGGCGACCCTGGAGCACGCGGACAACAGCGCGCGCCTGGTGCTGCACCCCGGCGACGGCCTCCGTCCGCGCGCACTGCAACCCGCGCCGCGCGCGGTGACGTTGGCGGTCGGCCCGGAAGGCGGCTTCGGCGAACGCGATCTCGCCGTGTTGCGCGAAGCCGGTTTCGTCAACCTCTCGCTCGGCCCGCGCATCCTGCGCACCGAAACCGCCGGCCTTGCCGCGATCGCCGCGCTGCAGGCGATCCACGGCGACCTGTGAGTTCAATTGCGCGGTGCGCGCAGGCGCAGCCCGGCCAGGTCGGGCGCCACCAGTGGATGCGACGGACTGCCATGCACCTCGCCGAAACGCGTGCCCTCGTTCCAGTCGCGCACGGCTGCGGCCATTTCTTCCGGCGTGCGCGCGACGAAATTCCACCACAGCAGGATGTCCTCGCCGAACGGCTTGCCGCCCATCAGCACGCAACGCGCGGACGCTTCGCTGCGCAGCACGATCCGATCGCGCCCGGGTTCGAGACAGGCCAAGGCGTCCGGCGTGACGGGTTCGCCGTCCAGCACAGCCGTGCCTTCCAGCATCAGCAGGGCATGTTCGAAGGCGGGATCGATCGGAACCGTGATTTCGCCGGCCGCCCGCATCGCGACATCCACGCCGAGCATCGGCGAGAACACCTCGACCGGCGAGGTTGCGCCGAACAGCGAGCCTGCCAGCAGGGTGAACCGGCAACCGCCGCGTTCGATCACCGGCAACACCGGATAGTTGCGGAACGCGGGCGGACCGTGGCGGTGCGCTTCGTCCAGCGCAATCCAAAGTTGCACCGCATGGGCGTGTCCGTCTCGATCGGGCGGCGAATCCTCGGCGTGCGCAATGCCGTGCCCGGCTGTCATCAGGTTGACCTGTCCGGGGCGGATGGTCTGCTCGTTGCCGAGGCTGTCGCGATGCACGACCTCGCCTTCGATCATCCAGGTGAAGGTCTGCAGGCCGATGTGCGGATGCGGGCCGACGTTCAGTCCGCCGCCGACCTTGTAATCGACCGGCCCGAGATGATCGAGGAAACACCACGCACCGACCGTGCGCCGCTGCCGGCTCGGCAGCGCGCGCCGGACAAAGAGGCCGTCGCCCACTTCGGCGACGCGGGTCGCGATGTATTCAAGCGGCAACGTTCAACGCCCCGATGATCAGGTTCTCGACGGCCGCGAGGTCGGGAATCCAGGCCGCCTCGTCGTGCACGCGCACCTGCTCGCGCACGCCGGTCGGCAGCGCGCCGGCATCGGGATCGACGGCCAGCAGGTCTTCGGAAACCAGCGTCAGGCGCGGGAAGCCCTGGGTCAGCACGCCGAAATACGGCAGGCGTGCGTGCCCGCTCAAGGCCTTCAGGATCGCCACGCGCGTGTTGTCGGTGGACTCGGCGTCCGCGACGCCGGCCAGCGCGGAGAACGCGAGCACCGGCAAGCCCCAGCCACGCCACGCGAGACGCCCCAGCAGCCAGGATGGCGCGCCCGCGACCGGCACGGGGTGCGCGTAGGTGATGACTTCGGCCATCGTGGTGTTGGGCACCAGCAGGCGCCCGCCCGTGACCGGCAGCATGACGCCGCGGATTTCGCGGGGCAGCGATTCGACGGCGCTCATGCCTTGCCCCCGTTGGCCTGAGCGGCGCCGTCGGTCTCGACCGGCTTCACGGGCTCGCTGCCATGCAGCCAGCGTTCGATGGGGTCGGCGTTGATCCTGAGCGGAACGACGGTTTCCATCGGCACCAGTTCCAGTCCGGCGAGGGTCTCCGCCCACGCCGTTTCGGGCGCCTTCTGTTCCTGTTTTTCGACAGCCGCCGCTGGCGTCTCGGGATCGACCAATTGCCAGTCATCCAGCGAAGGCAGGCTCGCCAGCACGTTGGCGTCATCGCGTGCCGCGGCGGCGGACGGAGCAAGCGCTTCCACGCCGGCCGACGTATCGACCCGCGATGGTTCCGCGGCGGCGGCGACGCGCCAGACTTCCGATGATTCGGATGACACCACCGGCTCGGCAAGCCTGGCATCGATCATCGCCGACAATGCTTCGGTGTCCACGTCGAGCGCGCCCTCGGGACTGAAATCGGCGTCCGGCTCCGCGGGCAAGCCATGTGTTTCCGGCTCGGCATCCGCGATCTCGGACCGACCGGAGCCGGCCTTGCTGGCGGAGGCTGCTGCCTCATCAATCGCAAGGTCCATGGCCATCACGTCGGCCGGCGCGCCGTTCACGGCCGCCACGTTCTCCGCCGCCGCCGCGGGAGCGGGCTCCTGTTCGGCAACGAGGTCGACGGTCATGGTTTCGATCTCCTCGGGAGACAGCGGCAATGCAGTCAGCCCGGCATCGGCCGGAGCCGCCGCGGCACCGGCATCCTCCGCAGCGGCGGGCGCGGGCGATGCAATCGCGCCGGGACGCGGCGGATCCACGTCGCGGCTGCCGCGCAGCTTGGCGACGAGGTGCCGCAGCCAGCGCGCACGCTCCCACCCATCCAACCCGCGCGAAATTTCGGGATCGTTGTAGACCACCGTGACGCCGGCGGCGTGCAGGGGCGCCTCGATCGCATCCAGCCAGCCGCCGTCATCGAGGTTCACCAGCGCCGCGGTCGCCCGCGTGTCGCGCATGCGCCCGACGTCGAACTCGCCAGCGGTGGCCGCGTACACGACCTCGACTTGGCCATCCACGGCTTCGCGCACATGCGCGGCCGCGGCTTCCTGGCCGTACACCAGCGCGATGCGCGGCAATTCGTGGGCCGCGTGGTCAGGCATGGCGCGCCTCCAGCATCTCCTTCACGTTGCGCAACAGGTCGGGTTCGCTGTACGGCTTGCCGAGATAGCGGTCGACGCCGATCTCGAACGCGCGCTCGCGGTGCTTCTCGCCAGTGCGCGAGGTGATCATGATGATCGGCACGTGGCGGAAG encodes the following:
- a CDS encoding 16S rRNA (uracil(1498)-N(3))-methyltransferase; translation: MRIPRLHVDAPLGPDACIGLPAHTAAHAVRVLRLRPGDAVVLFNGDGNEYPARLIAASAREATAHIETRVAAATESPLRITLAQALARGEKMDWIVQKAVELGIAAVVPLVTERSEVKLDGQRTAKRIEHWRAVAIAACEQSGRAVVPVIEAPRALDRWLATLEHADNSARLVLHPGDGLRPRALQPAPRAVTLAVGPEGGFGERDLAVLREAGFVNLSLGPRILRTETAGLAAIAALQAIHGDL
- a CDS encoding Adenosylmethionine-8-amino-7-oxononanoate aminotransferase; protein product: MNDRPSLNAVLAARDLAHVWHPCTQMREHDGALPLIPIVRGEGAFLVDADGRRYLDGISSWWSNLFGHANPRIAAAIAEQAAKLNHVMLAGFTHEPALQLAEELVRIAPPGLARVAYASDGASAVEIALKMSFHYWRNAGHPERTRFIALANAYHGETLGALSVSDLPLYRAVYGPLLFDPIVAPSPDWLDAEPGESADDVALRRLADLRALLERHAQETCAVIIEPLVQCSGGMRMHSPVYLAGLRKLCDEFEVHLIADEIAVGFGRTGTLFACEQASITPDFLCLSKGLTGGALPLSAVLTTDNVYQAFLGDYATNNAFLHSHTFSGNPIACAAALASLAILRDEPVLERIGKLSAHLTERIAPLRDHPHVSGIRQTGLIAAFDLVADKPSRTPYPGAERRGRRFYRHALEHGVLLRPLGDTVYFLPPYCIDDIDIDRMVDVAIDSVAAAMT
- a CDS encoding Pyridoxamine 5'-phosphate oxidase, whose translation is MLNPTILETLRRLHAAACASGDPEPDAMTVATADHDGRVHARMVLLKTIDERGLTFFTRYDSDKGTQLAANPRVALCLHWKRLDPAAQVRIEGRAETLPAAESDAYFATRERLSQIGAWASLQSRTLPERAALERRVGEFEHEFEGREVPRPAEWGGYRVVPDMVEFWYAGVHRWNERERWELLGGAWHNRLLYP
- a CDS encoding Pirin yields the protein MPLEYIATRVAEVGDGLFVRRALPSRQRRTVGAWCFLDHLGPVDYKVGGGLNVGPHPHIGLQTFTWMIEGEVVHRDSLGNEQTIRPGQVNLMTAGHGIAHAEDSPPDRDGHAHAVQLWIALDEAHRHGPPAFRNYPVLPVIERGGCRFTLLAGSLFGATSPVEVFSPMLGVDVAMRAAGEITVPIDPAFEHALLMLEGTAVLDGEPVTPDALACLEPGRDRIVLRSEASARCVLMGGKPFGEDILLWWNFVARTPEEMAAAVRDWNEGTRFGEVHGSPSHPLVAPDLAGLRLRAPRN
- a CDS encoding Histidinol-phosphatase [alternative form], translating into MAVEVKPDATPVTIADREAEDIIRETLLQAFPGHAIYGEERGRTGAGEFLWLVDPLDGTKSFVRGTPFFSTQIALMHAGELVLGVSHASVYGETMWARRGGGAFLDGQRVRVATTQTLGDAAVSLGNIKTLAKDAQRWAALGKLTGEVNRVRGYGDFCHYHLLARGSLDAVIESDVNILDIAALAVIVREAGGIFTNLEGGALTLATTSVLAATPALHAELRRRF